One Manihot esculenta cultivar AM560-2 chromosome 18, M.esculenta_v8, whole genome shotgun sequence genomic window carries:
- the LOC110607054 gene encoding uncharacterized protein LOC110607054, translated as MSSPPGGDGAATCSSCFSGENGGFDGDDANSSANPPCVQCMRSDHPSCSYSLLGFDSIQLKDSEKLWRIITASAKGFSIGAGLKGGLSLFSILARLRRSRLSSSLRKVEVFSNSEAIALALKETLRYGLFLGTFAGTFASADEIIASLGGHCRTAKWRALLAGLIAGPSMLLTGPNTQHTSLAIYILMRASVLASRCGVKSKRFGKYCKALTWKHGDIFLMCLSSSQILSAYILKQESLPPSYKSFLNKHGGKDPVILQGVKDIASGLPFTNLGLVEKYYNSTGVNIKLDPEMKIPCSIIHGNQSCGEHVVSFFIQAYKRALPVYLPVYLIPALIVHRQGLLKRPCNILGKGLLGTARSSLFLSTYCSSAWMWTCVLFRTFRRCNIPMVALGTFPTGLALAIEKKSRRIEISLYCLARAIESFFTCMADVGYLPQAKNVKRADVVIFSISTAIIMHCYSQEREVFRSKYLNVLDWVFGVPPPPGETPRRKEN; from the exons ATGTCGTCGCCGCCAGGCGGCGACGGAGCCGCTACCTGTTCATCATGTTTTTCCGGCGAGAATGGTGGCTTCGATGGCGACGATGCCAATTCGTCTGCTAATCCTCCCTGTGTGCAATGCATGAGATCGGATCATCCTTCGTGCTCTTATTCTTTGTTggggtttgattcgattcaattaaaGGACTCGGAGAAGCTATGGAGAATTATTACCGCTTCAGCTAAAGGATTCTCAATTGGTGCCGGCCTTAAAGGAGGTCTTTCTCTGTTTTCAATTCTCGCTAGGCTGCGCCGCAGCAGATTATCCTCTTCCTTGAG gaAAGTTGAGGTGTTTTCCAATAGTGAAGCTATTGCATTGGCTCTTAAAGAGACGCTAAGATACGGGCTGTTCCTTGGGACCTTTGCTGGTACATTTGCTTCTGCAGATGAAATTATTGCTTCTTTGGGAGGCCACTGCAG GACTGCAAAATGGAGAGCATTATTGGCTGGATTAATTGCTGGGCCCTCTATGCTTCTTACGGGGCCGAACACGCAGCACACAAGCTTGGCGATATACATACTTATGCGTGCTTCTGTATTGGCGTCACGTTGTGGGGTTAAAAGCAAACGGTTTGGGAAATATTGTAAAGCTCTGACTTGGAAGCATGGAGACATATTCCTCATGTgtctttcttcttctcaaaTTTT GTCAGCTTACATATTGAAGCAAGAGAGTCTGCCCCCCTCATATAAGTCCTTTCTCAATAAACATGGTGGGAAAGATCCTGTTATCTTGCAAGGAGTGAAGGACATAGCAAGTGGCTTGCCTTTTACAAATTTGGGTTTAGTAGAGAAATATTACAACTCTACAGGTGTTAACATTAAACTAGATCCAGAAATGAAAATCCCCTGTTCG ATCATACATGGAAATCAGTCATGTGGTGAACatgttgtttctttttttattcaaGCGTACAAAAGAGCTCTCCCTGTATATCTCCCTGTATATTTGATTCCTGCATTGATAGTTCATCGTCAAGGCCTCTTGAAAAG GCCTTGCAACATATTGGGGAAGGGTCTTCTTGGTACTGCAAGATCAAGCTTGTTCCTGTCCACATATTGCTCATCTGCCTG GATGTGGACATGTGTGCTTTTTAGAACCTTCAGGAGATGTAACATTCCAATGGTGGCATTGGGGACG TTCCCCACTGGCCTAGCCCTGGCAATCGAGAAAAAAAGCAGGCGGATCGAGATCTCACTCTACTGCCTTGCACGTGCAATTGAAAGCTTCTTCACATGTATGGCCGATGTTGGCTACTTGCCGCAGGCAAAGAATGTGAAAAGAGCCGACGTGGTGATCTTCAGTATCTCAACAGCTATAATCATGCACTGCTATTCACAGGAAAGGGAAGTGTTCCGGTCCAAGTACCTTAATGTTCTTGACTGGGTGTTCGGTGTACCTCCTCCCCCTGGTGAAACGCCACGACGCAAAGAGAATTGA
- the LOC110607055 gene encoding transcription factor MYB93 encodes MGRSPCCDENGLKKGPWTPEEDQKLVDYIQKHGHRSWRALPKLAGLNRCGKSCRLRWTNYLRPDIKRGKFSEEEEKTILNLHSVLGNKWSAIASHLPGRTDNEIKNFWNTHLKKKLIQMGFDPMTHQPRTDIFASLPHLVALLNLKDLLDRHPLDEHAMRLQAEAIQLAKLQYLRYLLQSATSITSNSYTQNGTTDMEILSLLSQIPVMKETPLLNSSQLENINPASSNPFGIATSQPLHYSNLLPQLSDPQVPFNCQPSLNNEMGQAATLSAMLNDGDNSNPSDSSWVLRSPTPSIPPTVTDTSISNNLGDASSTSSYGGGTSSYWPEFFLDDSIMHQIS; translated from the exons ATGGGGAGATCTCCTTGTTGCGATGAGAATGGCCTCAAGAAAGGACCCTGGACCCCTGAAGAAGATCAAAAACTTGTTGACTACATCCAAAAACATGGACATAGAAGTTGGCGAGCTCTCCCAAAGCTTGCAG GCCTTAACAGATGCGGCAAGAGCTGTAGGTTAAGGTGGACAAATTACTTGAGGCCGGATATCAAGAGAGGAAAATtttcagaagaagaagaaaaaacaaTTCTAAATCTCCATTCCGTTCTTGGAAATAA ATGGTCAGCTATTGCAAGTCACCTCCCAGGCAGGACAGATAATGAGATCAAGAATTTTTGGAACAcccatttgaagaaaaagctgaTTCAGATGGGATTTGATCCAATGACCCACCAACCAAGAACTGATATATTTGCTAGCTTGCCTCATCTGGTGGCCTTATTGAATCTGAAAGATCTTTTGGACCGTCATCCATTAGATGAACACGCCATGAGATTACAGGCGGAAGCTATCCAGTTAGCTAAGCTTCAATATTTACGGTATCTTCTCCAGTCAGCAACTTCAATCACCTCCAACTCTTATACCCAGAATGGCACTACAGACATGGAGATTCTGAGTTTGTTAAGTCAAATTCCTGTTATGAAAGAAACACCATTATTAAATTCATCACAGCTAGAGAATATTAATCCAGCATCATCTAATCCCTTTGGAATTGCTACCTCTCAACCACTTCACTATTCAAATCTATTACCTCAATTGTCTGACCCACAAGTCCCTTTCAACTGTCAACCATCTTTGAATAATGAAATGGGCCAAGCTGCCACCTTAAGTGCAATGCTCAACGACGGTGATAACAGTAACCCATCTGATTCTTCGTGGGTTCTCCGATCTCCTACTCCTTCCATTCCTCCAACTGTAACGGATACATCAATAAGCAATAATCTAGGTGATGCAAGTAGCACGTCTAGCTATGGCGGAGGAACTTCTTCCTACTGGCCTGAATTCTTCCTTGACGATTCTATTATGCATCAGATTTCCTAG